TTCAAGGATGTGGAAAAGGCCATCCTCAAGTCTGATTTGGGCCTGAACCCGGTTAACGACGGGAAGACCCTGCGGATTATCATTCCGCCTCTGACCGAGGAACGGCGCAAGGAACTGGTCAAGATCGCCAAGAAGTTCACCGAGGAGGCCAAGGTCGGCATCCGCAATATTCGGCGCGACGCCAATGATGCGCTGAAGAAGCAGGAAAAGGCCAAGGAGATCACCGAGGACGAGCTTCGCAAGACCCAGGACGACGTCCAGAAGCTGACGGACGACTACATCGCCAAGACTGACGCAGTGTTCGCGGTCAAGGAAAAAGAAATCATGGAGATTTGAGCCGACTTGTCCTCCCTCCCCCGGCATATCGCCATCATCATGGACGGCAACGGGCGGTGGGCCGAACACCACGGCCTGCCGCGCACCGAAGGCCATAAAGCCGGTACCCGCTCCGCCCGCAAGATCGTCACCCAGTGCCGCAAGCTCGGCATCCCGCATGTTACGTTCTATACGTTTTCCAAGGAGAACTGGTCCCGGCCCCGGGAGGAGGTCTCGTTTTTGTTCGAGATGCTCCAGTCTTATCTCAAGAGCGAGATGGACTCCCTGCTGGAGCGGGATATCCGGCTGCACGTGCTCGGAGACTGGGACGAACTCCCCTTTGCCCTGCGCCAGATCCTGCGGCACGTCTGCTCCAAGAGCAGCCACTGCAAGTCCATGGTCGTCAATCTGGCCCTGAACTATTCCGGCCGCGAAGAGATCGTCCGGGCCTGCCGGAAGCTCGTCAGCCAGGGCATACCCGCGGAGAGGATCACGGAACAACTCCTGGCCGACAATCTGGACACGGCCGGCCAGCCGGACCCGGACCTGATCATCCGGACCAGCGGGGAGCAGCGGCTGAGCAATTTTCTTCTGTATCAGGCCGCGTACAGCGAACTGGTCTTCACGCCGGTGATGTGGCCGGACTTTGACGAAGACTGCCTGCAAGCGGCCCTGGACGAGTATTCCAGACGTTCCCGACGGTTCGGGGGGCTGGAGCAACCCGCGGCCTGACCCTTCCCGTTTCCAGAGCCATTTCCATCCTTGAATCCCATCTTCGCCACAAACCTCCGACCAGCATCATCATGCCCCTGACCTCGCACCACAAACGCCTGTTGACCGGGCTGCTTCCGTTGCCCATCCTGCTCTGGATTCTGTTTTCCGGCGGGGTGCCGCTGTTGCTTCTTGTGATGATCCTGGCCGCGCTGGGCCAATGGGAATTGTATTCCATGTTCTGGAAACAGGAGCGACCGGGGTGGAAACTGCTGGGCGTCGTCGGCGGGGCGCTTTTTCTGCTGGCCGCATACTTGGCGCCGACCGCCGCACCGGCGGCCCTGGCCGGGCTGTTCTGCCTGTTCGGCGTTCTGTTTCTGGTCAACTATAGCGCTGATCCCGAAACCGCGTCGTTTCCGGACGTGCTGCTGCTTTTTCTGGGCTGCTGCTATCTGCCCTTGCTGCTTCACTTCGCCCTGGGGCTGGCGTGGCCGGAACTGCTGCTGGTGGTGGCCGCGGCGTTTCTCTCCGACACGGCCGCCTATTACACCGGCTCCAAGTTGGGCCGCCGCCACGTCTGGCCGTCCATCAGTCCCAAGAAGACCTGGGAGGGCAGCGCCGGAGGCATGGCGGCCTGCGTTGGGGCCTGCCTGATCGTGGGGCTTGCCTGGGGTACGGCGAGCATGTCGGCGTTCATCCTCCTCGGCGTGGCCTTGAACCTGGCCGCTCAGGTGGGGGACTTTTTCGAATCCGCCGTGAAGCGCTCCCAGGGCGTCAAGGATTCCGGAACCCTGCTGCCCGGTCACGGCGGCATTCTGGACCGTAT
This region of Desulfonatronum thiodismutans genomic DNA includes:
- the frr gene encoding ribosome recycling factor, with amino-acid sequence MASVLDDNKERMEKSLQSLDREFKRLRTGRASGALLDGIRVDYYGTSTPLDQLASISIPDSRTISIQPWDRGAFKDVEKAILKSDLGLNPVNDGKTLRIIIPPLTEERRKELVKIAKKFTEEAKVGIRNIRRDANDALKKQEKAKEITEDELRKTQDDVQKLTDDYIAKTDAVFAVKEKEIMEI
- the uppS gene encoding polyprenyl diphosphate synthase; its protein translation is MSSLPRHIAIIMDGNGRWAEHHGLPRTEGHKAGTRSARKIVTQCRKLGIPHVTFYTFSKENWSRPREEVSFLFEMLQSYLKSEMDSLLERDIRLHVLGDWDELPFALRQILRHVCSKSSHCKSMVVNLALNYSGREEIVRACRKLVSQGIPAERITEQLLADNLDTAGQPDPDLIIRTSGEQRLSNFLLYQAAYSELVFTPVMWPDFDEDCLQAALDEYSRRSRRFGGLEQPAA
- a CDS encoding phosphatidate cytidylyltransferase, coding for MPLTSHHKRLLTGLLPLPILLWILFSGGVPLLLLVMILAALGQWELYSMFWKQERPGWKLLGVVGGALFLLAAYLAPTAAPAALAGLFCLFGVLFLVNYSADPETASFPDVLLLFLGCCYLPLLLHFALGLAWPELLLVVAAAFLSDTAAYYTGSKLGRRHVWPSISPKKTWEGSAGGMAACVGACLIVGLAWGTASMSAFILLGVALNLAAQVGDFFESAVKRSQGVKDSGTLLPGHGGILDRIDSLLFVLPAYAALSLVYPFF